In the genome of Paenibacillus pabuli, the window CGATGCTATCCAAGATGAGGTCAACAGAAGCAAGATCGTTCTGCGAACTCCAGTCTGCATGACTATCCAGAGCTTGGAAAGCGCCCAGACGCATAGCCTCTTTTCTTTTGGTTTCACTTCTGGACGTTACGGTTACTCTCGCCCCAGCGGCTGCGGCCATCAGCAGGGCATATGTAGCTACACCGCCCCCAATGCCGGGAATGAGGATATGTTCACCCTGCTTAAGTTCGCCACGAGTAAATAAGGCGCGATATGCTGTCAGAGCCGATAGGGACAACACCCCTGCTTCCGCCCATGATAGATTAGAAGGTTTGGGCAAGGCATTTCTGGCTGGCAGTGTAACATATTGTGCGAGAGTTCCATCCGTAGGCCCACCAACAATATCGGGCACGATGGGGACGTCAGCTGTTTGCTCCCAACCGAGAGTAGGGTGGATGATAACCTCATCCCCTACAGATAATCCGTATACACCTTCTCCAATCTCCACGATTACACCTGCCCCATCGGAACCAAGAATGAGTGGTGTATCCTGAAATGTACGTCCTGCCATGATGAACAGATCACGATGGTTAATCCCAGCGGCTTTTAGTTGGATCTGTACTTCCCCGGCTTTGGGTGCCCGAGATGTTGACTCTGTATATTGAAGACCTTCAAGGCCGTTGTGGCCGGCATGTATAATAGCTTTCATTTTCAAAATTCCTCCTTGTGTATATAAAACTTCGCTACTGAGCCTCATTGTACAGATGGGGCAGATTCACGTAAAATGAACAAAAATGAATGTCAGTATCAATTCAGATCATAGATAACAAGCAGGTGATCAGGGCATGGATGCAGGAGATTTAAAAATATTTCAGGCGGTTGCCCGCGAAGGCAGTATCAGCAAAGCCGCATTAGCGCTGAATTATGTGCAATCCAATGTAACAACGCGCATTAAACAGCTGGAGAGTCAGCTGAAGGTACCACTGTTTCATCGTTCCAACCGGGGCATGTCGCTCACACCGGCGGGTGAGAATTTGCTGGGATATGCGGATAAAATATTACATTTGTTATATGAAGCGGAGCAGGCAGCTCAGATGGGGAATCCACCCGCAGGGATGCTCCGTCTTGGCGCAATTGAGACGGCGGCTTCCAGTTATTTGACACCGATGCTTGCTGAGTACCGCTTATGTTACCCTGAAGTTCAGCATTCGCTAATTACAGGAGGTACACATGAACTCAATCAGAAGGTCATTCAACATGAGCTGCACGGTGCTTTAATATATGGCCCGATCGACCATCCTGAGCTAAACTATATAAAAGTGTACGACGAAGAATTAGTACTGATTGCCGAACCCGGAATCCTTGAGATGCATGATGTATTGCGTAGACCCATGTTATTTTTTGAAGTAGGGTGTACTCATCGCGCTCATGCAGAAGCCTTTTTGAAAGATCAAGGCGTCGACACCCTCAATGTTACGGAATACGGAACACTGGACACTATCTTGAATGGCGTATCTGCCGGATTGGGTGTGTCATTGCTCCCGCGCTCCTCGGTTAAGAAAGCAGAACAGAGAGGTGAGATTACAGTACTGTCTTTGCCAGATCCGTATCGCAGATTGGAAGTAGGATTTGTGCATTCCCGGAGTGAGCATCTCTCCGGAGCGCTTGGTGCACTGATTCAGATGATGACGAAACAAGGACCAGAACAATAAAAGGAGTGAATAACCTTGAAGGAAACAGAGTTAACGTTAGCGGAAGCATTTGATCAGGCGGAGTTTATTATAGGCGGCCATGGCAGCCGTAAAGTCAAAGTGCTCCAAGAAGTGCTTGCGCATGTGGATGGGGAACAATATAGTGACCATTATGGCAACGGCCAAATTATTGATCAATTTCAGCAGCAGATGGCTGACGTTCTGGGTAAGGAATCGGCTGTATTTTTCCCGAGTGGAACGATGGCACAGCAAATCGCGCTGCGTATCTGGTGTGACCGCAAAGGCATCAAGCGGGTAGCCTACCACCCATTATCTCACCTGGAAATCCATGAGGAAGACGGACTGAAGGAACT includes:
- a CDS encoding zinc-binding dehydrogenase, with protein sequence MKAIIHAGHNGLEGLQYTESTSRAPKAGEVQIQLKAAGINHRDLFIMAGRTFQDTPLILGSDGAGVIVEIGEGVYGLSVGDEVIIHPTLGWEQTADVPIVPDIVGGPTDGTLAQYVTLPARNALPKPSNLSWAEAGVLSLSALTAYRALFTRGELKQGEHILIPGIGGGVATYALLMAAAAGARVTVTSRSETKRKEAMRLGAFQALDSHADWSSQNDLASVDLILDSIGQAMFPKYFDIIRPGGRIVMYGASSGDDLTVPIRSIFFPQVSLLGTSMGSREEFVQMLQWVEQHDIHPVIDGIYPLQDTAKAFERMEKGEQFGNLAILVE
- a CDS encoding LysR family transcriptional regulator — protein: MDAGDLKIFQAVAREGSISKAALALNYVQSNVTTRIKQLESQLKVPLFHRSNRGMSLTPAGENLLGYADKILHLLYEAEQAAQMGNPPAGMLRLGAIETAASSYLTPMLAEYRLCYPEVQHSLITGGTHELNQKVIQHELHGALIYGPIDHPELNYIKVYDEELVLIAEPGILEMHDVLRRPMLFFEVGCTHRAHAEAFLKDQGVDTLNVTEYGTLDTILNGVSAGLGVSLLPRSSVKKAEQRGEITVLSLPDPYRRLEVGFVHSRSEHLSGALGALIQMMTKQGPEQ